A stretch of Deltaproteobacteria bacterium DNA encodes these proteins:
- a CDS encoding NADH-quinone oxidoreductase subunit I, producing the protein MSGSFKKFIRTVTLVDLIKGLALTGGVWVRSIVTPKHVLVTRQYPEEKRPSFPNFKGHHGFLLKEDGSLKCVGCGICAGVCPAKAIRVYTEEGKDHEKVVTGYEVDAFRCIYCGFCEEACPKDAIILTRLYELADYDNREQYRWKMDRLIEVGKKRPLFRDEVKL; encoded by the coding sequence TTGTCCGGTTCATTTAAAAAATTTATCCGAACCGTCACGCTCGTTGATCTGATCAAGGGGCTCGCCCTGACCGGGGGTGTCTGGGTCAGGAGCATTGTGACGCCGAAACATGTACTGGTTACCCGGCAATATCCGGAAGAAAAACGGCCGTCCTTTCCCAATTTCAAGGGGCACCACGGGTTCCTGCTCAAGGAGGACGGCTCGCTCAAGTGCGTCGGGTGCGGGATCTGCGCCGGGGTTTGTCCCGCCAAGGCGATCCGTGTTTACACCGAGGAGGGAAAGGACCATGAGAAGGTCGTCACCGGCTATGAGGTCGACGCCTTCCGGTGTATCTACTGCGGATTCTGCGAGGAGGCATGCCCCAAGGATGCCATCATCCTGACCCGGCTCTACGAGTTGGCCGATTACGATAATCGGGAACAATACCGCTGGAAGATGGACCGGCTCATCGAGGTCGGGAAAAAACGTCCGCTCTTCCGGGATGAAGTCAAACTGTAA
- a CDS encoding NADH-quinone oxidoreductase subunit J, with amino-acid sequence MFGTIFFYYLFFMILASAVMMVTRKHVVHSVLYMLLMFFHVAGLYILLDAEFLAAIQMIVYAGAILVLYLFVIMLVSIKTERTLREQLFGHLPFALVSAGLLCAGVVTVLIRETLLKKPPEAVVRASTLSNPEALGQVLYTQYLFPFEVASLILLVALVGAVLIAGRKNVDTTENK; translated from the coding sequence ATGTTCGGAACCATATTCTTCTATTATCTCTTTTTCATGATCCTGGCCTCGGCGGTGATGATGGTCACCCGGAAGCATGTGGTCCATTCCGTCCTCTATATGCTCCTCATGTTCTTCCATGTGGCCGGTCTCTATATCCTCCTCGATGCGGAATTTCTGGCGGCGATCCAGATGATCGTCTATGCCGGGGCGATTCTGGTTCTTTATCTCTTTGTCATCATGCTGGTGAGCATCAAGACGGAGCGTACCCTGCGGGAGCAGCTCTTCGGACATCTCCCCTTTGCCCTGGTCAGCGCCGGGCTCCTCTGTGCCGGTGTCGTGACGGTCCTGATCCGGGAGACCCTCTTGAAAAAACCGCCGGAGGCCGTGGTCCGGGCATCGACATTGAGCAACCCCGAGGCATTGGGCCAGGTCCTTTATACGCAGTATCTCTTTCCCTTCGAGGTCGCCTCCCTGATCCTGCTGGTGGCGCTCGTGGGAGCGGTGTTGATTGCCGGTCGAAAGAACGTAGATACGACGGAGAATAAATAA
- the nuoK gene encoding NADH-quinone oxidoreductase subunit NuoK — protein sequence MTITLEHYILLGSLLFFIGMAGFLIRRNVFLMFMCIELMMNGVNICFVSFARYYHNLSGQVFVLFVMTVAAAEAAVGLAIILTLYRNRETLNADEFCLMKH from the coding sequence ATGACGATTACGCTGGAACATTACATCCTTCTGGGTTCGCTCCTTTTCTTCATCGGCATGGCGGGGTTTCTGATTCGCCGCAATGTCTTTCTCATGTTCATGTGCATTGAACTGATGATGAACGGTGTCAATATCTGTTTTGTATCGTTTGCTCGCTATTACCATAATCTTTCCGGTCAGGTCTTCGTTCTGTTTGTCATGACCGTTGCGGCGGCCGAGGCGGCCGTGGGACTGGCGATTATCCTGACGCTTTACCGGAATCGAGAGACGTTGAATGCGGATGAGTTTTGCCTGATGAAACATTGA